From the genome of Streptomyces ficellus:
TCGTAGGGGACGTCCGCCCACCAGATCTCGCCCGGCCGCGGCCGCGGCGCACGCGGGCCGCCCGGCCGGGCGGGTGGCCGCGTACGCCCCCCGGGGCGCCGGCGGCCGGTCGCGTCGGACACCGTCGCGACGAGCGCGAGCACCACCACGGCGACGAGCGCCGGCCACCAGGACGTGTCCATGGACCGGACGCTACCCGCCCGAACCGGTGACAGCGCGGGTGAGTTCGACCACAAGGGGCCACTGCGAAGGAGCGACGCGGCGCGTGGCGCCTTACGCTCGGTAAACCGCACGACCTCCCCTGTCAGCGCCTGCCCGGCTCCCTTCCACGGAGGTTCACGCTCCATGAAGCTCACCGTCGTCGGCTGCTCGGGGTCGTTCCCGTCCGCGGAATCGGCCTGTTCGAGCTACCTCGTAGAGGCCGACGGCTTCCGGCTGCTCCTCGACATGGGCAACGGCGCCCTGGGCGAGCTGCAGCGCCACATCGGTCTGTACGACCTCGACGCGATCTTCCTCAGTCACCTGCACGCCGATCACTGCATCGACATGTGCGGGTACTTCGTCGCGCGCTACTACCGTCACGAGGGCGGCCGCTGCCCGGCCATCCCCGTGTACGCGCCGGACGGCGCCGAGCAGCGCCTGACGACGGCGTACGCGGACACGCCGTCGGAGAAGGCGATGAGCGAGGTGTTCGACTTCCGGACGCTGTCGTCCGGGTCGTTCGACCTCGGGCCGTTCCGGGTGCGTACCGAGAAGGTGTGCCACCCGGTCGAGGCGTACGCGATCAGGGTGGAGCACGCGGGGAAGTCCCTGGTGTACTCGGGTGACACGGGTGTCTGCGAGGAGTTGGACGCGCTCGCCGCGGGGGCCGATCTGTTCCTGTGCGAGGCGTCGTTCACGTACGGCAAGGAGGACATCCCCGGGCTGCACCTGAACGGCCGTGAGGCCGGCGCGCACGCGGCGCGGGCGGGTGCGGGTCGGCTGGTGCTGACGCACGTCCCGCCGTGGACGGACGGGGAGCGGAACCTGGCGGACGCGCGGGCGGTGTACGACGGCCCGTCGGAGCTGGCGTACGCGGGCGCCGTGTACGAGGTGTGAGAAAGGCCCCCGGGTGACCGGGGGCCTTTGTCGTGGGCGTGCCTACTTGGCTTCGGCCTTCTGCAGCTCGGCCAGCTCCTCGTCGGACTCGCGGCCCGGCGTGGGGAGGTTGAACTTGGTGATCGCGAAGCGGAAGACCACGTAGTAGACCGCCGCGAAGCACAGGCCCACCAGGGCCAGGCCCCACGGGTTGGACGCGATGCCCAGGTTCAGCAGGAAGTCGATGGCGCCGGCCGAGAAGCCGAAGCCGTCCTTCATGCCGAGCGCCCAGGTCAGTGCCATGGAGACACCGGTCAGCACCGCGTGGACCGCGTACAGCACCGGCGCGATGAACATGAACGTGAACTCGATCGGCTCGGTGACACCGGTGACGAAGGACGTCAGCGCGAGGGAGAACATCATGCCGCCGACGACCTTGCGGCGCTCGGGGCGGGCGCAGTGGACGATCGCGAGGCAGGCCGCGGGGAGGGCGAACATCATGATCGGGAAGAAGCCGGTCATGAACTGTCCGGCGGTCGGGTCGCCGGCGAGGAACCGGGCGATGTCACCGCTCTTGCCGTTGTACTCGCCGGCCTGGAGCCAGGGGAAGGAGTTCAGCAGGTGGTGCATGCCGACCGGGATCAGCGCGCGGTTGGCGACACCGAAGATGCCCGCGCCCACGGCGCCGGAGCCGACGAGCCACTCACCGAAGTGGTGCAGGCCCGCACCGAGCCAGGGCCAGATCAGGCCGAAGAGGATGCCCGCGATCAGGCCGGCGAAGGCGGACAGGATCGGGACCAGGCGGCGGCCGCCGAAGAAGCCCAGCCAGTCGGGCAGCTTGGTGCGGTAGAAGCGCTGGTAGAGCAGCGCCACGATGAGGCCTATGACCACGCCGCCGAGCACCTTGGCGTCGACCGCCTGCTCGACCATGACGATCTTGCCGTCGACGATCGCCTCCTTCTTGGGGAGGCTGCTGTCGGTGAAGGTGCCCAGCACGCTCTTGAAGACGAGGTAGCCGACGACCGCGGACAGCGCGGTGGAACCGTCGGACTTCTTCGCGAAGCCGATCGCGATACCGACGGCGAAGAGCAGCGCCATGTTGTCCAGTAGGGCGCCACCGCCCGCGGCCATATAGCCCGCGATCTTGGTGATGAACGTCGGGAACGACTCCCGGCCCAACATGTCGGGCTGGCCGAAGCGGACCAGCAGCGCGGCGGCCGGCAGCACCGCGACCGGCAGCATGAGGCTGCGGCCGATGCGCTGCATGACGGCCATCACGCCGGCGCCCTTCTTCTTCTCCGCCGCGGGGGCGGGGGCGGTGGACATCACGTTCCTCCAGGTGGGCAAGGCGCCGCCCGGGGACATTGATCTAATGGGGGACGGCGGCGTCTCCGTAAACGCGGCGCGACACCGCGTGGTCTACACCACTGAGTGGTGTAGACCTGTTTTAGCACGGTGAGGGTTAGATAAGGAACTTGCGATTTGATAACGCCGGAGGGGCCCCGCGATCGGGGCCCCTCCGGCGTGATCGGGCGGCTACGGCTTGGTGCTGTCCGTCTCCTCTTCGTCGGGTTCGCGGCCCGGTGTGAGGAGGTTGAATTTGGTGATCGCGAAGCGGAAGACCACGTAATAGACCACCGCGAAGCCGAGCCCGATGGGAATGATCAGCCACGGCTTCGTCGCCAGGCCCCAGTTGATCACGTAGTCGATCAGACCCGCGGAGAAGCTGAAGCCGTCCTTGACGCCGAGCGCCCAGGTCACGGCCATCGACACCCCGGTCAGCAGGGCGTGGACCACGTACAGCGCGGGCGCGATGAAGAGGAACGAGTACTCGATCGGCTCCGTGATCCCGGTGACGAAGGAGGTGAGGGCCACCGACAGCATCAGGCCGCCCACCTCCTTGCGGCGGTGCGGCCTGGCGCAGTGCGTGATGGCGAGCGCGGCCGCGGGCAGCGCGAACATCATGATCGGGAAGAAGCCGGTGGTGAACTGCCCCGCCTCAGGGTCACCCTGCAGGAACATGGTGATGTCGCCGTGCACCACCGTGCCGTCCGGCTTGGTGTACGAGCCGAACTGGAACCAGATCGGCACGTTGAGGAACTGGTGGAGGCCGATCACCAGCAGCGCGCGATTGGCCACGCCGAAGATGCCCGAACCCCAGGCGCCCAGCCCCACCAGCCAGTCGCTGAAGCTCTCCAGCGCGTCGCCGATCGGCGGCCACACCCACAGGCACAGCGCGGCGAACGCGATCGCCACGAACGACATGATGATGGGGACGAGCCGCCGGCCGTTGAAGAAGCCCAGCCAGTCGACCAGCTTCGTGCGGTGGAACCGCTGCCAGAAGTAGGCCGTCAGCAGGCCCATGACGATGCCGCCGAAGACGCCCGGGTTCTGGAACGAGTACTCCGCGAAGGTGTCGTCCGGGCCGAGGCAGCCGCCGTCGACGTCCTTGGTGTCGGCCGGGCAGCCGTCGGGAAAGGCGCGCAGCACGCCCCGGTACACCAGGAACCCGACCACGGCGGCCAGCGCCGTGGAGCCGTCCGCCTTCTTGGCCATGCCGATCGCGACGCCCACGCAGAAGAGGAGAGGCAGGCCCAGCTCCGCGTCCAGCAGCGCGCCGCCCGCCCCCGCCATCACCTTCGCGACATCGTCCCAGCCCGCGCCGTCCGCACCGAAGACGTCCGGCTGGCCGAGCCGGTTCAGGATTCCCGCCGCGGGCAGGACCGCGATCGGCAGCTGGAGGCTGCGGCCCATCTTTTGCAGCCCCTGGAACGCGCCGGTCCACCGCTTCCGCCGCGGTACGGGCGTGGACGCGGCCGGGCTGTCGGAGCTCATCGGCGTCCTCCTGGAAGACTGGTGTAGACCAGTTGCGATATCGTGGACGTTGGTGATCGTCATCCTTCGGTACAACCGGGTAATGCGCCCGCGAAGATGGGCCAACCGTGCGTTACCGTGACGAAAGACCTAGGTGGGCCGAGCAGCGCTCAGTGCTCCGAAACGGCTCTTGGACGCAGGGAGAAAGACATGGCCAGCAAGGCTGAGAAGATCGTCGCCGGGCTCGGCGGCATCGACAACATCGAAGAGGTCGAGGGCTGCATCACCCGCCTGCGCACCGAGGTCAACGACCCCGGCCTGGTCGACGAGGCCGCGCTCAAGGCCGCCGGCGCCCACGGCGTCGTCAAGATGGGCACCGCGATCCAGGTCGTCATCGGCACCGACGCCGACCCGATCGCCGCCGAGATCGAGGACATGATGTGAGCCGACCGCTCACCGCTCACCCGTGAGGGGCCCGTTCCGGTACCGGAACGGGCCCCTCACGCATCGGCGACTAGGCTCCTGCCATGTCTCGAATCGACGGCCGCACCCCCGAACAGCTCCGCCCGGTCACCATCGAACGCGGATGGAGCAAGCACGCCGAGGGCTCCGTCCTCATCTCCTTCGGCGACACCAAGGTCTTCTGCACCGCCTCCGTCACCGAAGGCGTCCCCCGCTGGCGCAAGGGCAGCGGCGAAGGCTGGGTCACCGCCGAGTACTCGATGCTGCCCCGCTCCACCAACACCCGCGGCGACCGCGAGTCCGTCCGCGGCAAGATCGGCGGCCGGACCCACGAGATCAGCCGCCTCATCGGCCGCTCCCTGCGCGCCGTCATCGACTACAAGGCCCTCGGCGAGAACACCATCGTCCTCGACTGCGACGTCCTCCAGGCCGACGGCGGCACCCGCACCGCCGCCATCACCGGCGCCTACGTCGCCCTCGCCGACGCCGTCGCCTGGGCCCAGGGCAAGAAGCTCATCAAGGCCGGCCGCAAACCCCTCACCGGCACCGTCGCCGCCGTGTCCGTCGGCATCGTCGACGGCACCCCGCTGCTCGACCTCCGCTACGAGGAGGACGTACGCGCCGAGACCGACATGAACGTCGTCTGCACCGGCGACGGCCGCTTCGTCGAGGTCCAGGGCACCGCCGAGGCCGAGCCCTTCGACCGCAAGGAACTCAACGCCCTCCTCGACCTCGCCACCGGCGGATGCGCCGACCTCGCCGCACTCCAGCGCGACGCCCTCGGCGTCACGCCGTAGCAACCACGGGCGCCCGGAGGGCGTCACTACCGATACGGGCGTACGGGCCGAACCGTACGCCCGTCCGCAGCCCTCCGGGAGGACCCGTTCCATGCGCCGACGTCGTACCGCCGCCCTCGCCGCCGCCACCGCCGTGCTCGCCCTCACCGGAGCGGTCGGCTGCGGCGCCCTCGACAAGGCCATGGACTGCGTCCAGGCCGCCGACGCCATCGCCACCAGCGTCGACAAGCTCAGCCAGGCCGCCTCCAGCGCCGCGAACGACCCCACGCAGCTCACCGAGTCCCTCGACGAGATCGACAAGGAACTCGCCAGCCTCAAGGACAAGACCGACAACGCCGACCTGTCCAAGGCCGTCGACGACCTCGGCAAGGGCGTCGCCTCCGTCCGCACCGCCGTCCAGAACGGCGACACCACCCCCGACACCAAGCCCGTCACCGACGCCGCCACCGAGATCGGCAAGGTCTGCACCCCGTAGATACTGGGAACATGACGTGCCTGATCCTCGCCACCCGCAACGCCGGGAAGATCACCGAACTGCACGCGATCCTCGCCGACGCAGGGCTCCACCACGAGCTCGTCGGCGCGGACGCCTACCCAGAGATCCCCGACGTCAAGGAAACCGGCGTCACCTTCGCCGAGAACGCCCTCCTCAAGGCCCACACCCTCGCGCGAGCCACCGGCCTGCCCGCCGTCGCCGACGACTCCGGCCTCTGCGTCGACGTCCTCGGCGGCGCGCCCGGCATCTTCTCGGCACGCTGGGCGGGCCGGCACGGAGACGACGAGGCGAACCTGCGGCTCCTGCTCGCCCAGCTCTCCGACATCGCCCCCGCCCACCGCGGCGCCCACTTCGCCTGCGCCGCCGCCCTCGCCCTGCCGGACGGGACGGAACGCGTGGTGGAGGGCCACCTCCGCGGCACCCTGCGCACCGCCCCCTCGGGCACGGGCGGCTTCGGCTACGACCCGATCCTCCAGCCCGACGGCGACACCCGCACCTGCGCGGAACTGACGGCGGCGGAGAAGAACGCCATCAGCCACCGCGGCCACGCCTTCAGGGCGTTGGTGCCGGTGGTGCGGGAGCTGGTGGGCTGACGCCAGAAACCAACGCAACAGCCCGCGAACCGATCCTTCGATTCGCGGGCCATGTGCCGTGCGGCGGAAGGGATTCGAACCCTCAAGCCCGGTCAGGGGCCACAGATCCTAAGTCTGCTGTGTCGCCATTGCACCACCGCCGCCAGTCGCCAGCCATGGTACCGGGAGCAGTCGGCTGCGGCGAACGGGTACTGGATCATTTCCGGCGCGCGCCGCCTCGGCACCACGTGCTCCTAATCGCATGGCAGTTGGGACACAGCAGTCGGAGGTTTTCGGCGCGATCATCGCTCCAGTCACCGTTGATGTGGTCGACCTCCAGTGTCATGGGCTGTCCGCGCCAGATGGGGCCCGTGCCGCACCGACCGCACCGCTCGGGAACACCTGTCTCGGACAGGGCTCGTCGCAGGAGAGTGGTCTTCGTGCGCCGTTCGCGGTTGTGCTTCGTCAGCACATCCGCCGCCCTTTTGGGCGGCGTTGCCGGTGGTTTGCCTTGCTGATGCCGCTGCCCCAGAAGGTGCTCCGTGGGAATGGCATCCTCGGTCATCCACTGTTTCAGCAGCGCCCGTTGGTGTCCGTTGTCCGGCCGGCCGAGTCGACGCAGGATCTCGGCGAGAGAGACGGCTGCGGTCACGGCTTCGCTGAGCTCCCCGCGGTCGGGTCGTGGATCACTCCGGCGATTCCCGTCCCACCGAAAGTGCGATACATCGATGCCGAAGTGGGCAAAACGCCTGAGCAGGTAGCGGCGCAGGTGACCGTACGGACGGGTGCCAAGGAACAAGATGACCTCGCCGATGTCATCACAACGCTTGGCGGCCTCGGCAAGCCGCTCGCGGGTGTACCGCTGTGCATCGCTCATCGGATGTCACCGGCATCGCACCGTGACGGCTGGGAAGGAGGGGCGGTGGCTCGCCGGGCTTTGCCTCGACCTCGATACGTGTCGGTGGTGGAGTGACAGTTGGGGCAGAGAAACCGCACGTTCTCCATGCGGTTGTTACGCCAGTCACCGTCCATGTGATCGACCTCGAGGCGCAAGGGATGTCCTTGCCACGTGGGTGTGATCCCACAAAGCGCACAGCGTTCGATGCACCCGGACTCGAGCATGGCCCTCTTCAGTCGTTCGTTCGGTGTGCGTGAGGCGTGAGGGGAGAGGTCCTCCACGAGGATTTCCTCGGCGGACCGGCGACGTCGATGGCCCCGCGTGTTCTCGGTGCGCGCCGGTGGGGCGAAGTGCGATGTGTCGATGCCCAATTCGCGGACTCGGCGGGTGATGTGTGTGTGCCAGCCGCCGACCACATCAAGCCCCAAGTGGCGGAGCACCTGGTTCATGTTGGTCGAGGCGGCCACGGCGGGTGCGAGGATCTCCCTGGTCCAGCGGATCCCTTCCCGCTCGAAATGTGACGTGTCTATGCCGAACTTCTTCATCCGCCTCTGGATATAGGACCGCGACGAGCTTTTCGGGTCCACCCCGAGCTTCCTCAGCGCTTCGGAGAGAGTCCGTGAAGAACCTGCCGCCTCGGCGAGGCGCTCGCGGGTGTACGGGCTGACCGGCATCCTGTGTCCACCCCATCCTCGGCCGCGTGTTCGTGGCCTCGTACGGAGTAACGAACCGATTGTCGGACGGTCACGTCCGACAATCGGTTCGCTGGCTTCTCAGGTCAGAACCGGGGCTCGGGCGCCTGGGCCTGGACCAGTTCGGCGGCCTCCTCCTTGGTGCAGACCGACGGGGGCGAGCCCTCCAGGGGCTGACGGGCCGTCTCCTTCATGCAGGCGACCGCGATGACGCCCACCAGGGCCGCGGCCATCGCGTAGTACGCGGGCATGAGGGTGCTGCCGGTGAGGCTGATGAGGGCCGTGATGACCAGTGGGGTGGTGCCGCCGAAGAGGGAGGCGGAGAGGTTGTAGCCCACCGACAGCGAGCCGTAGCGCACCTGCGTCGGGAAGAGCGCCGGTAGCGCCGCCGACATGGTGCCCAGCAGGCACACCAGCGACAGGCCGAGCATCAGCATGCCCGCCGTGATGGCGAGGACGCCGCCCAGTCCGATCAGCCAGAACGCCGGCGCCGACAGGAACAGGAACCCCAGCATGCCCGCCATCAGCAGCGGCTTGCGGCCGAAGCGGTCGCTGAGGCGGCCCACCTGATTGATGATCAGCATCAGGAACGCCATGACGCCCAGCAGGATCAGCAGGCCGTGCGTCGCGCTGTAGCCGAGCTCGTCCGACAGGTACGTCGGCATGTACGACAGCAGCATGTAGTCCGTGACGTTGTACGCGCCGACCAGCGCGATGCACAGGATCAGCGTCGGCCAGTACTGGCGGAAGATCGTGGCGAGGTCGCCCTTGGCGGACGTCTCCACCGGGTCGGCCGCCTCGGACGCGGAGGCGCTCTCCGCCTCCAGCTTCTGGAAGGCGGGCGTCTCGTCCAGCCGCATCCGCAGGTAGAGCCCCACCAGGCCCAGCGGGCCGGCCACCAGGAACGGGATGCGCCAGCCCCAGGCCTCCATCGAGGCGTCGCCCAGCACCGCGGTGAGCACCGTGACCAGGCCGGCGGCGCCCACGTATCCGGCGAGCGTGCCGAACTCCAGGAAGCTGCCGAAGAACCCGCGCCGCTTGTCCGGGGCGTACTCGGCGATGAAGGTCGACGCGCCGCCGTACTCGCCGCCCGTCGAGAAGCCCTGCACCAGCCGGAAGAAGATCAGCAGTACCGGGGCCCAGAAGCCGATCGACGCGTACGAGGGGATCAGCCCGATCGCGAACGTCCCCACCGCCATCATGATCATCGTCAGTGCGAGGACCTTCTTGCGGCCGATCCGGTCGCCCATCGGGCCGAAGACCATGCCGCCCACCGGCCGGATCAGGAAGGCGACGGCGAAGGTCGCGAAGGACGACAGCAGCTGCGCGGTGTCGTTCCCGGCGGGGAAGAAGACATGGCCGATGGTGACGGCCAGATAGCTGTAGATGCCGAAGTCGAACCACTCCATGGCGTTGCCGAGCGAGGCCGCCTTCACGGCCCGCTTCACCGCCGCCTGGTCGGTGACGGTGATGTCGCACCGCCGGAGCTTGGGGTTCCTCCGCTGCTGGATCGTGCGGAACAGGATGCGGTGGCGCCTGACCGCCGCGGGATCGGCCTTGGCCGCCATGGGCAGGGTTCCTTTCCTGGACTTCGGTGTAAATCCAAGGGGAACATCTGCTCAGGCATCGCTTTCGCAAACCGAAGTCCCCGGTGAAAGGGACTTCGGTCACACGGCGAGGGGTCCGGCGGGTCGTGCCGGCGGGTCCATCGGGTCGTGCCGGCGGGCCCGTCGGCCCGCACCGGGCGGTCTCAGATGCCGAGATCCTTGATGATCTTGGCGACGTGGCCGGTCGCCTTCACGTTGTACAGCGCCCGCTCGACCTTGCCCTCCTCGTCCACCACGACCGTCGAGCGGATCACGCCCGTCACCGTCTTGCCGTACAGCTTCTTCTCGCCGAAGGCGCCGTACGCCGTCAGGACCTCCTTGGCGGGGTCACCGACCAGCGTGACCTTCAGGCTCTCCTTCTCGCGGAACCTCGCCAGCTTCTCCGGCTTGTCCGGCGACACGCCGACCACGTCGTAACCGGCGGACGCCAGCACGTCGAGGTTGTCGGTGAAGTCGCACGCCTGCTTGGTGCAGCCGGGCGTCAGCGCGGCCGGGTAGAAGTAGACGATGACCTTCCGGCCCCGGTAGTCCGCGAGCGACACGTCCTTGCCGTCCGCGTCGGGCAGGGTGAAGGCGGGGGCGGTGTCGCCGGGCTGCAGTCGCTCGCTCATGGCTTCCTGGCTCCTCGGGGGCTGTCCATGGGGGGATCGTCGTACGTGTTCAGAGCCTAATGGGGGTCTGGGACAGTCACCGGGCGCCCGAGCTGACAGACTGTCCATCACGGATTTGGACGGACCTACGGAGGCAGCGCGGTGTCGGAAGCCAGGACCCCTGCGCAGATCGAGGCGGACATCGTCCGCCGACGCGAGCAGCTCGCCGTCACTCTCGACGAGATCGGCGTGCGCATGCACCCGAAGACGATCATCGGGGACGCGAAGGCCAGGATGGCGTCCACGGTCGACCAGACCGCCGGGCGCGCCTTCGTCACCGTGAACCGCGTCGTGACGGACGTGAAGGGACGGTTCGTCTCGGAGGACGGCGCGCCGAGGCTGGAGCGGGTGGTGCCGGTGGCGCTGCTCGCCGTCGGTGTGGTCGGGCTGCTGGCGATGAGCGCCCGCAGGCGCCGGGACTGACCCGGCCCCTTGGCGTACGTGGCGCGCGGGGCCAGGTAGTTTCATGGGGTGAGCGAGAACACCCACGACAAGCTGCCCATCCGTATGCTGCACGACCGCGTGCTGGTCCGGACCGACGCCCAGGAGGGCGAGCGGCGCTCGGGCGGCGGCATCCTGATCCCCGCGACCGCCGCGGTCGGCCGCCGGCTCGCCTGGGCCGAGGTCGTCGCGGTCGGGCAGAACGTGCGGACCGTGGAGACCGGTGACCGGGTGCTGTACGACCCCGAGGACCGCGCCGAGGTCGAGGTGCGGGGCGTGGCGTACGTCCTGATGCGGGAGCGCGACCTGCACGCGGTCGCGGCGGACCGTTTCGGCGGCTCCGAGGACTCGACCGGTCTGTACCTGT
Proteins encoded in this window:
- a CDS encoding HNH endonuclease encodes the protein MPVSPYTRERLAEAAGSSRTLSEALRKLGVDPKSSSRSYIQRRMKKFGIDTSHFEREGIRWTREILAPAVAASTNMNQVLRHLGLDVVGGWHTHITRRVRELGIDTSHFAPPARTENTRGHRRRRSAEEILVEDLSPHASRTPNERLKRAMLESGCIERCALCGITPTWQGHPLRLEVDHMDGDWRNNRMENVRFLCPNCHSTTDTYRGRGKARRATAPPSQPSRCDAGDIR
- the bcp gene encoding thioredoxin-dependent thiol peroxidase — its product is MSERLQPGDTAPAFTLPDADGKDVSLADYRGRKVIVYFYPAALTPGCTKQACDFTDNLDVLASAGYDVVGVSPDKPEKLARFREKESLKVTLVGDPAKEVLTAYGAFGEKKLYGKTVTGVIRSTVVVDEEGKVERALYNVKATGHVAKIIKDLGI
- a CDS encoding MBL fold metallo-hydrolase; this translates as MKLTVVGCSGSFPSAESACSSYLVEADGFRLLLDMGNGALGELQRHIGLYDLDAIFLSHLHADHCIDMCGYFVARYYRHEGGRCPAIPVYAPDGAEQRLTTAYADTPSEKAMSEVFDFRTLSSGSFDLGPFRVRTEKVCHPVEAYAIRVEHAGKSLVYSGDTGVCEELDALAAGADLFLCEASFTYGKEDIPGLHLNGREAGAHAARAGAGRLVLTHVPPWTDGERNLADARAVYDGPSELAYAGAVYEV
- a CDS encoding GroES family chaperonin — translated: MSENTHDKLPIRMLHDRVLVRTDAQEGERRSGGGILIPATAAVGRRLAWAEVVAVGQNVRTVETGDRVLYDPEDRAEVEVRGVAYVLMRERDLHAVAADRFGGSEDSTGLYL
- the rdgB gene encoding RdgB/HAM1 family non-canonical purine NTP pyrophosphatase, encoding MTCLILATRNAGKITELHAILADAGLHHELVGADAYPEIPDVKETGVTFAENALLKAHTLARATGLPAVADDSGLCVDVLGGAPGIFSARWAGRHGDDEANLRLLLAQLSDIAPAHRGAHFACAAALALPDGTERVVEGHLRGTLRTAPSGTGGFGYDPILQPDGDTRTCAELTAAEKNAISHRGHAFRALVPVVRELVG
- a CDS encoding DUF3618 domain-containing protein: MSEARTPAQIEADIVRRREQLAVTLDEIGVRMHPKTIIGDAKARMASTVDQTAGRAFVTVNRVVTDVKGRFVSEDGAPRLERVVPVALLAVGVVGLLAMSARRRRD
- a CDS encoding HNH endonuclease signature motif containing protein; this encodes MSDAQRYTRERLAEAAKRCDDIGEVILFLGTRPYGHLRRYLLRRFAHFGIDVSHFRWDGNRRSDPRPDRGELSEAVTAAVSLAEILRRLGRPDNGHQRALLKQWMTEDAIPTEHLLGQRHQQGKPPATPPKRAADVLTKHNRERRTKTTLLRRALSETGVPERCGRCGTGPIWRGQPMTLEVDHINGDWSDDRAENLRLLCPNCHAIRSTWCRGGARRK
- a CDS encoding PTS transporter subunit EIIC, which translates into the protein MSSDSPAASTPVPRRKRWTGAFQGLQKMGRSLQLPIAVLPAAGILNRLGQPDVFGADGAGWDDVAKVMAGAGGALLDAELGLPLLFCVGVAIGMAKKADGSTALAAVVGFLVYRGVLRAFPDGCPADTKDVDGGCLGPDDTFAEYSFQNPGVFGGIVMGLLTAYFWQRFHRTKLVDWLGFFNGRRLVPIIMSFVAIAFAALCLWVWPPIGDALESFSDWLVGLGAWGSGIFGVANRALLVIGLHQFLNVPIWFQFGSYTKPDGTVVHGDITMFLQGDPEAGQFTTGFFPIMMFALPAAALAITHCARPHRRKEVGGLMLSVALTSFVTGITEPIEYSFLFIAPALYVVHALLTGVSMAVTWALGVKDGFSFSAGLIDYVINWGLATKPWLIIPIGLGFAVVYYVVFRFAITKFNLLTPGREPDEEETDSTKP
- a CDS encoding glucose PTS transporter subunit EIIB; the protein is MASKAEKIVAGLGGIDNIEEVEGCITRLRTEVNDPGLVDEAALKAAGAHGVVKMGTAIQVVIGTDADPIAAEIEDMM
- a CDS encoding PTS transporter subunit EIIC, whose product is MSTAPAPAAEKKKGAGVMAVMQRIGRSLMLPVAVLPAAALLVRFGQPDMLGRESFPTFITKIAGYMAAGGGALLDNMALLFAVGIAIGFAKKSDGSTALSAVVGYLVFKSVLGTFTDSSLPKKEAIVDGKIVMVEQAVDAKVLGGVVIGLIVALLYQRFYRTKLPDWLGFFGGRRLVPILSAFAGLIAGILFGLIWPWLGAGLHHFGEWLVGSGAVGAGIFGVANRALIPVGMHHLLNSFPWLQAGEYNGKSGDIARFLAGDPTAGQFMTGFFPIMMFALPAACLAIVHCARPERRKVVGGMMFSLALTSFVTGVTEPIEFTFMFIAPVLYAVHAVLTGVSMALTWALGMKDGFGFSAGAIDFLLNLGIASNPWGLALVGLCFAAVYYVVFRFAITKFNLPTPGRESDEELAELQKAEAK
- the rph gene encoding ribonuclease PH; amino-acid sequence: MSRIDGRTPEQLRPVTIERGWSKHAEGSVLISFGDTKVFCTASVTEGVPRWRKGSGEGWVTAEYSMLPRSTNTRGDRESVRGKIGGRTHEISRLIGRSLRAVIDYKALGENTIVLDCDVLQADGGTRTAAITGAYVALADAVAWAQGKKLIKAGRKPLTGTVAAVSVGIVDGTPLLDLRYEEDVRAETDMNVVCTGDGRFVEVQGTAEAEPFDRKELNALLDLATGGCADLAALQRDALGVTP
- the proP gene encoding glycine betaine/L-proline transporter ProP, with amino-acid sequence MAAKADPAAVRRHRILFRTIQQRRNPKLRRCDITVTDQAAVKRAVKAASLGNAMEWFDFGIYSYLAVTIGHVFFPAGNDTAQLLSSFATFAVAFLIRPVGGMVFGPMGDRIGRKKVLALTMIMMAVGTFAIGLIPSYASIGFWAPVLLIFFRLVQGFSTGGEYGGASTFIAEYAPDKRRGFFGSFLEFGTLAGYVGAAGLVTVLTAVLGDASMEAWGWRIPFLVAGPLGLVGLYLRMRLDETPAFQKLEAESASASEAADPVETSAKGDLATIFRQYWPTLILCIALVGAYNVTDYMLLSYMPTYLSDELGYSATHGLLILLGVMAFLMLIINQVGRLSDRFGRKPLLMAGMLGFLFLSAPAFWLIGLGGVLAITAGMLMLGLSLVCLLGTMSAALPALFPTQVRYGSLSVGYNLSASLFGGTTPLVITALISLTGSTLMPAYYAMAAALVGVIAVACMKETARQPLEGSPPSVCTKEEAAELVQAQAPEPRF